In Cololabis saira isolate AMF1-May2022 chromosome 4, fColSai1.1, whole genome shotgun sequence, one DNA window encodes the following:
- the LOC133441406 gene encoding protein NLRC3-like isoform X6, producing MTEVQKMDGCVEEEEERPESPGSICLSMKSDRSRREPLNFSKEPGPSDTEGRYRSQRPESPGSICLSMKSDWSKDKPPGFSEEPGPSDTEGRKMRGVGVEEQPSYCPLCQDVLKDPVSSSCGHWFCRRCMSSYWDQSAPPGSSSCPQCGKRSRTRAGLQTASQSRTVPADAGLQEVLDEHKTSLRRRCEHVTQGIDEPGSRTPLNRIYTELFITEGLSEEVDTQHEVRQLETASRMKSLHDAPIRCQDIFKALPNQCGAIRVVLTNGVAGAGKTFSVQKFSLDWAEGSENQDVTVVILLSFRELHLIGDGQLSLLRLIQVFHPSLQKLTAEQLAAGKPLFIFDGLDESRHSLDFNNGPVVSDVTQSSSVNVLLTNLIQGNLLPSALIWITSRPAAANQIPHKHVDRVTEVRGFTDGQKEEYFRRRFRDEERSSSIVSHMKTSRTLHIMCKLPVFCWITATVLDHMLTTEQREELPKTLTDMFSHFLLVQTKRKRNKYQEGHETSQWELTEDDRDLLLKLGRLAFEHLEKGNIMFYQEDLEQCGLDVPEASVYSGVCTQIFRRDCEVFQKPVYCFVHLSIQEFLAAVYVLHCWSTRNTDVLENFLGENRYSSLDDFLKRVMQKSMWSKNGHLDLFVRFLHGLSVESNQRLLGGLLNQTENDPETIQRVINNLKKMKTDDISPDRSINIFQCLMEMNDLSVHQQIQEFLKLENRSEQELSEIQCSCLPYMLQMLEEVLDELDLDKYNTTPGGRRRLIPAVRNCRKARFVGCYLSKTEFEVVASALKSNPSHLTELDLSQNKNLQDSGVKLLSGGLESPNCRLETLRLENCWLSEISCSSLVSALKSNPSHLKHLKHLDLSWNQLQDSGVEHLCGFLESPDCRLETLSLQCCGLSGISCSSLVSALKSNPSHLKHLDLRFNYKLQAADVEQLSGLVESPDYQLQTLRSERCSLSEIRCRPLVSALESNPSDLEHLDLSKNELQDSDVKQLCVLLESPDCRLETLRLENCRMSEISCSSLVSALKSNPSHLKHLKHLDLSENYHLQDSGVKRLCGFLESPDCRLETLRLVWCSLSEISCSSLVSAVKSNPSHLKLLDLSHNYNLQDSGVEHLCGFLESPDCRLETLRLEFCSLSGISCSSLVSALKSNPSHLKHLDLRNNYKLQAADVEQLSGLVQSPDYQLQTLRIGRNLPGT from the exons AGGGAGGAAGATGAGAGGAGTtggtgtggaggagcagccgtcCTACTGTCCTTTGTGTCAGGACGTCCTGAAGGATCCAGTCTCTAGCAGCTGTGGACACTGGTTCTGCAGACGCTGCATGAGCTCATACTGGGACCAGTCTGCTCCACCAGGATCGTCCTCCTGTCCCCAGTGTGGAAAAAGATCCAGAACCAGAGCTGGACTGCAGACAGCCAGTCAGAGCAGAACTGTACCAG CAGATGCTGGTCTGCAGGAGGTCCTAGATGAACATAAGACCAGTCTGAGGAGGAGATGTGAACATGTGACTCAAGGAATTGATGAACCGGGAAGTAGAACCCCCCTCAACaggatctacacggagctcttcATCACAGAGGGACTGAGTGAAGAGGTTGATACCCAACATGAGGTGAGGCAGCTGGAGACAGCTTCCAGGATGAAGAGCCTCCATGACGCTCCAATCAGATGCCAGGACATCTTTAAAGCCTTACCCAACCAATGTGGAGCCATCAGAGTGGTTCTGACGAACGGCGTCGCTGGCGCTGGGAAAACCTTCTCGGTTCAGAAGTTCTCTCTGGACTGGGCCGAGGGCTCGGAGAACCAAGACGTCACCGTGGTGATTCTGCTCTCGTTCAGGGAGCTGCACCTGATCGGAGATGGGCAGCTCAGTCTTCTCAGGCTGATCCAGGTTTTCCATCCATCGTTACAGAAGctcacagcagagcagctggctgccgggaaaccgttgttcatctttgacggcctGGATGAAAGCAGACATTCCCTGGACTTCAACAACGGTCCGGTCGTGTCTGACGTCACACAGAGCTCATCGGTCAACGTGCTGCTGACCAACCTCAtccaggggaacctgcttccctcagctctcatctggatcacttccagacctgcagcagccaatcagatccctcacaaacacgtggacagggtgacagaagtacgaggcttcaccgacggccagaaggaggaatacttcaggaggaggttcagggatgaagagcggtccagcagcatcgtctcccacatgaagacatccagaaccctccacatcatgtgtaaactcccggtcttctgctggatcactgctacagttctggaccacatgttgaccacagagcagagagaagagctgcccaagaccctgactgacatgttctcccacttcctgctggtccagactaagaggaagaggaacaagTACCAGGAGGGACATGAGACGAGTCAATGGGAGCTGACGGAGGATGACAGGgaccttctcctgaagctggggAGGCTGGCGTTCGAACATCTGGAGAAAGGAAACATCATGTTCTACCAAGAAGACCTGGAGCAGTGTGGTCTTGATGTCCCAGAGGCCTCGGTGTACTCAGGAGTTTGTACCCAGATCTTCAGGAGAGACTGTGAGGTCTTCCAGAAACCCGTCTACtgctttgttcatctgagcATCCAGGAGTTCCTGGCTGCAGTCTACGTGCTGCACTGTTGGTCCACCAGGAACACAGATGTGCTGGAGAACTTCCTGGGAGAAAACAGATACTCATCTCTGGATGACTTCCTGAAGAGAGTCATGCAGAAATCCATGTGGAGTAAAAATGGCCACCTGGACCTGTTTGTCCGCTTCCTTCATGGTCTTTCTGTGGAGTCCAACCAGAGACTGTTAGGAGGTCTGCTGAACCAGACGGAGAACGATCCAGAAACCATCCAGAGAGTCATCAACAACCTGAAGAAGATGAAAACTGATGATATCTCTCCTGACAGAAGCATCAACATCTTCCAGTGTCTGATGGAGATGAACGACCTCTCAGTTCATCAGCAGATCCAAGAGTTCCTGAAGTTAGAGAACAGATCAGAGCAGGAACTCTCTGAGATCCAGTGTTCATGTCTGCCCtacatgctgcagatgttggaggaggttctggatgAGTTGGACCTGGACAAGTACAATACAACACCAGGGGGTCGAAGGAGACTGATTCCAGCTGTGAGGAACTGCAGAAAGGCTCG ATTTGTTGGTTGTTATCTCTCAAAGACTGAATTTGAAGTTGTTGCGtccgctctgaagtccaacccctcccatctgacagaactggacctgagtcagaacaagaacctgcaggattcaggagtgaagcttctgtctggtggactggagagtccaaactgtagactggagactctgag GTTGGAGAACTGCtggttgtcagagatcagctgttcttctctggtctcagctctgaagtccaacccctcccacctgaaacacctgaaacatctggacctgagctggaaccagctgcaggattcaggagtggaacatctgtgtggtttcctggagagtccagactgcagactggagactctgag CTTGCAGTGCTGCGGTTTGTcagggatcagctgttcttctctggtctcagctctgaagtccaacccctcccatctgaaacatctggacctgagattCAACTACaagctgcaggctgcagatgtggagcagctgtctggtctggtggagagtccagactaccagctgcagactctcag GTCGGAGcgctgcagtttgtcagagatcagatgtcgtcctctggtctcagctctggagTCCAACCCGTCTGatctggaacatctggacctgagtaagaacgagctgcaggattcagatgtgaagcagctgtgtgttcttctggagagtccagactgcagactggagactctgag GTTGGAGAACTGCAGGATGTccgagatcagctgttcttctctggtctcagctctgaagtccaacccctcccacctgaaacatctgaaacatctggacctgagtgagaactaccacctgcaggattcaggagtgaaacgtctgtgtggtttcctggagagtccagactgcagactggagactctgag GTTGGTGTGGTGCAGTTtatcagagatcagctgttcttctctggtctcagctgtgaagtccaacccctcccacctgaaactTCTGGACCTCAGTCACAACtacaacctgcaggattcaggagtggaacatctgtgtggtttcctggagagtccagactgcagactggagactctgag GTTGGAGTTCTGCAGTTTGTcagggatcagctgttcttctctggtctcagctctgaagtccaacccctcccatctgaaacatctggacctgcgTAACAACTACaagctgcaggctgcagatgtggagcagctgtCTGGTCTTGTGCAGAGTccagactaccagctgcagactcttag
- the LOC133441406 gene encoding NACHT, LRR and PYD domains-containing protein 12-like isoform X2 → MTEVQKMDGCVEEEEERPESPGSICLSMKSDRSRREPLNFSKEPGPSDTEGRYRSQRPESPGSICLSMKSDWSKDKPPGFSEEPGPSDTEGRKMRGVGVEEQPSYCPLCQDVLKDPVSSSCGHWFCRRCMSSYWDQSAPPGSSSCPQCGKRSRTRAGLQTASQSRTVPDAGLQEVLDEHKTSLRRRCEHVTQGIDEPGSRTPLNRIYTELFITEGLSEEVDTQHEVRQLETASRMKSLHDAPIRCQDIFKALPNQCGAIRVVLTNGVAGAGKTFSVQKFSLDWAEGSENQDVTVVILLSFRELHLIGDGQLSLLRLIQVFHPSLQKLTAEQLAAGKPLFIFDGLDESRHSLDFNNGPVVSDVTQSSSVNVLLTNLIQGNLLPSALIWITSRPAAANQIPHKHVDRVTEVRGFTDGQKEEYFRRRFRDEERSSSIVSHMKTSRTLHIMCKLPVFCWITATVLDHMLTTEQREELPKTLTDMFSHFLLVQTKRKRNKYQEGHETSQWELTEDDRDLLLKLGRLAFEHLEKGNIMFYQEDLEQCGLDVPEASVYSGVCTQIFRRDCEVFQKPVYCFVHLSIQEFLAAVYVLHCWSTRNTDVLENFLGENRYSSLDDFLKRVMQKSMWSKNGHLDLFVRFLHGLSVESNQRLLGGLLNQTENDPETIQRVINNLKKMKTDDISPDRSINIFQCLMEMNDLSVHQQIQEFLKLENRSEQELSEIQCSCLPYMLQMLEEVLDELDLDKYNTTPGGRRRLIPAVRNCRKARFVGCYLSKTEFEVVASALKSNPSHLTELDLSQNKNLQDSGVKLLSGGLESPNCRLETLRLQSCSLSEIRCSSLVSALKSNPSHLEYLDLSLNPLQDSGVEHLCGFLESPDCRLETLRLQSCSLSEISCSSLVSALKSNPSHLEHLDLSLNTLQDSGVKHLCGFQESPDCRLETLRLENCWLSEISCSSLVSALKSNPSHLKHLKHLDLSWNQLQDSGVEHLCGFLESPDCRLETLSLQCCGLSGISCSSLVSALKSNPSHLKHLDLRFNYKLQAADVEQLSGLVESPDYQLQTLRSERCSLSEIRCRPLVSALESNPSDLEHLDLSKNELQDSDVKQLCVLLESPDCRLETLRLENCRMSEISCSSLVSALKSNPSHLKHLKHLDLSENYHLQDSGVKRLCGFLESPDCRLETLRLVWCSLSEISCSSLVSAVKSNPSHLKLLDLSHNYNLQDSGVEHLCGFLESPDCRLETLRLEFCSLSGISCSSLVSALKSNPSHLKHLDLRNNYKLQAADVEQLSGLVQSPDYQLQTLRIGRNLPGT, encoded by the exons AGGGAGGAAGATGAGAGGAGTtggtgtggaggagcagccgtcCTACTGTCCTTTGTGTCAGGACGTCCTGAAGGATCCAGTCTCTAGCAGCTGTGGACACTGGTTCTGCAGACGCTGCATGAGCTCATACTGGGACCAGTCTGCTCCACCAGGATCGTCCTCCTGTCCCCAGTGTGGAAAAAGATCCAGAACCAGAGCTGGACTGCAGACAGCCAGTCAGAGCAGAACTGTACCAG ATGCTGGTCTGCAGGAGGTCCTAGATGAACATAAGACCAGTCTGAGGAGGAGATGTGAACATGTGACTCAAGGAATTGATGAACCGGGAAGTAGAACCCCCCTCAACaggatctacacggagctcttcATCACAGAGGGACTGAGTGAAGAGGTTGATACCCAACATGAGGTGAGGCAGCTGGAGACAGCTTCCAGGATGAAGAGCCTCCATGACGCTCCAATCAGATGCCAGGACATCTTTAAAGCCTTACCCAACCAATGTGGAGCCATCAGAGTGGTTCTGACGAACGGCGTCGCTGGCGCTGGGAAAACCTTCTCGGTTCAGAAGTTCTCTCTGGACTGGGCCGAGGGCTCGGAGAACCAAGACGTCACCGTGGTGATTCTGCTCTCGTTCAGGGAGCTGCACCTGATCGGAGATGGGCAGCTCAGTCTTCTCAGGCTGATCCAGGTTTTCCATCCATCGTTACAGAAGctcacagcagagcagctggctgccgggaaaccgttgttcatctttgacggcctGGATGAAAGCAGACATTCCCTGGACTTCAACAACGGTCCGGTCGTGTCTGACGTCACACAGAGCTCATCGGTCAACGTGCTGCTGACCAACCTCAtccaggggaacctgcttccctcagctctcatctggatcacttccagacctgcagcagccaatcagatccctcacaaacacgtggacagggtgacagaagtacgaggcttcaccgacggccagaaggaggaatacttcaggaggaggttcagggatgaagagcggtccagcagcatcgtctcccacatgaagacatccagaaccctccacatcatgtgtaaactcccggtcttctgctggatcactgctacagttctggaccacatgttgaccacagagcagagagaagagctgcccaagaccctgactgacatgttctcccacttcctgctggtccagactaagaggaagaggaacaagTACCAGGAGGGACATGAGACGAGTCAATGGGAGCTGACGGAGGATGACAGGgaccttctcctgaagctggggAGGCTGGCGTTCGAACATCTGGAGAAAGGAAACATCATGTTCTACCAAGAAGACCTGGAGCAGTGTGGTCTTGATGTCCCAGAGGCCTCGGTGTACTCAGGAGTTTGTACCCAGATCTTCAGGAGAGACTGTGAGGTCTTCCAGAAACCCGTCTACtgctttgttcatctgagcATCCAGGAGTTCCTGGCTGCAGTCTACGTGCTGCACTGTTGGTCCACCAGGAACACAGATGTGCTGGAGAACTTCCTGGGAGAAAACAGATACTCATCTCTGGATGACTTCCTGAAGAGAGTCATGCAGAAATCCATGTGGAGTAAAAATGGCCACCTGGACCTGTTTGTCCGCTTCCTTCATGGTCTTTCTGTGGAGTCCAACCAGAGACTGTTAGGAGGTCTGCTGAACCAGACGGAGAACGATCCAGAAACCATCCAGAGAGTCATCAACAACCTGAAGAAGATGAAAACTGATGATATCTCTCCTGACAGAAGCATCAACATCTTCCAGTGTCTGATGGAGATGAACGACCTCTCAGTTCATCAGCAGATCCAAGAGTTCCTGAAGTTAGAGAACAGATCAGAGCAGGAACTCTCTGAGATCCAGTGTTCATGTCTGCCCtacatgctgcagatgttggaggaggttctggatgAGTTGGACCTGGACAAGTACAATACAACACCAGGGGGTCGAAGGAGACTGATTCCAGCTGTGAGGAACTGCAGAAAGGCTCG ATTTGTTGGTTGTTATCTCTCAAAGACTGAATTTGAAGTTGTTGCGtccgctctgaagtccaacccctcccatctgacagaactggacctgagtcagaacaagaacctgcaggattcaggagtgaagcttctgtctggtggactggagagtccaaactgtagactggagactctgag attacagagctgcagtctgtcagagatcagatgttcttctctggtctcagctctgaagtccaacccctcccatctggaatatctggacctgagtctgaaccccctgcaggattcaggagtggaacatctgtgtggtttcctggagagtccagactgcagactggagactctgag ATTacagagctgcagtctgtcagagatcagctgttcttctctggtctcagctctgaagtccaacccctcccatctggaacatctggacctgagtctgaacaccctgcaggattcaggagtgaaacatctgtgtggtttccaggagagtccagactgcagactggagactctgag GTTGGAGAACTGCtggttgtcagagatcagctgttcttctctggtctcagctctgaagtccaacccctcccacctgaaacacctgaaacatctggacctgagctggaaccagctgcaggattcaggagtggaacatctgtgtggtttcctggagagtccagactgcagactggagactctgag CTTGCAGTGCTGCGGTTTGTcagggatcagctgttcttctctggtctcagctctgaagtccaacccctcccatctgaaacatctggacctgagattCAACTACaagctgcaggctgcagatgtggagcagctgtctggtctggtggagagtccagactaccagctgcagactctcag GTCGGAGcgctgcagtttgtcagagatcagatgtcgtcctctggtctcagctctggagTCCAACCCGTCTGatctggaacatctggacctgagtaagaacgagctgcaggattcagatgtgaagcagctgtgtgttcttctggagagtccagactgcagactggagactctgag GTTGGAGAACTGCAGGATGTccgagatcagctgttcttctctggtctcagctctgaagtccaacccctcccacctgaaacatctgaaacatctggacctgagtgagaactaccacctgcaggattcaggagtgaaacgtctgtgtggtttcctggagagtccagactgcagactggagactctgag GTTGGTGTGGTGCAGTTtatcagagatcagctgttcttctctggtctcagctgtgaagtccaacccctcccacctgaaactTCTGGACCTCAGTCACAACtacaacctgcaggattcaggagtggaacatctgtgtggtttcctggagagtccagactgcagactggagactctgag GTTGGAGTTCTGCAGTTTGTcagggatcagctgttcttctctggtctcagctctgaagtccaacccctcccatctgaaacatctggacctgcgTAACAACTACaagctgcaggctgcagatgtggagcagctgtCTGGTCTTGTGCAGAGTccagactaccagctgcagactcttag
- the LOC133441406 gene encoding protein NLRC3-like isoform X7, with protein MTEVQKMDGCVEEEEERPESPGSICLSMKSDRSRREPLNFSKEPGPSDTEGRYRSQRPESPGSICLSMKSDWSKDKPPGFSEEPGPSDTEGRKMRGVGVEEQPSYCPLCQDVLKDPVSSSCGHWFCRRCMSSYWDQSAPPGSSSCPQCGKRSRTRAGLQTASQSRTVPDAGLQEVLDEHKTSLRRRCEHVTQGIDEPGSRTPLNRIYTELFITEGLSEEVDTQHEVRQLETASRMKSLHDAPIRCQDIFKALPNQCGAIRVVLTNGVAGAGKTFSVQKFSLDWAEGSENQDVTVVILLSFRELHLIGDGQLSLLRLIQVFHPSLQKLTAEQLAAGKPLFIFDGLDESRHSLDFNNGPVVSDVTQSSSVNVLLTNLIQGNLLPSALIWITSRPAAANQIPHKHVDRVTEVRGFTDGQKEEYFRRRFRDEERSSSIVSHMKTSRTLHIMCKLPVFCWITATVLDHMLTTEQREELPKTLTDMFSHFLLVQTKRKRNKYQEGHETSQWELTEDDRDLLLKLGRLAFEHLEKGNIMFYQEDLEQCGLDVPEASVYSGVCTQIFRRDCEVFQKPVYCFVHLSIQEFLAAVYVLHCWSTRNTDVLENFLGENRYSSLDDFLKRVMQKSMWSKNGHLDLFVRFLHGLSVESNQRLLGGLLNQTENDPETIQRVINNLKKMKTDDISPDRSINIFQCLMEMNDLSVHQQIQEFLKLENRSEQELSEIQCSCLPYMLQMLEEVLDELDLDKYNTTPGGRRRLIPAVRNCRKARFVGCYLSKTEFEVVASALKSNPSHLTELDLSQNKNLQDSGVKLLSGGLESPNCRLETLRLENCWLSEISCSSLVSALKSNPSHLKHLKHLDLSWNQLQDSGVEHLCGFLESPDCRLETLSLQCCGLSGISCSSLVSALKSNPSHLKHLDLRFNYKLQAADVEQLSGLVESPDYQLQTLRSERCSLSEIRCRPLVSALESNPSDLEHLDLSKNELQDSDVKQLCVLLESPDCRLETLRLENCRMSEISCSSLVSALKSNPSHLKHLKHLDLSENYHLQDSGVKRLCGFLESPDCRLETLRLVWCSLSEISCSSLVSAVKSNPSHLKLLDLSHNYNLQDSGVEHLCGFLESPDCRLETLRLEFCSLSGISCSSLVSALKSNPSHLKHLDLRNNYKLQAADVEQLSGLVQSPDYQLQTLRIGRNLPGT; from the exons AGGGAGGAAGATGAGAGGAGTtggtgtggaggagcagccgtcCTACTGTCCTTTGTGTCAGGACGTCCTGAAGGATCCAGTCTCTAGCAGCTGTGGACACTGGTTCTGCAGACGCTGCATGAGCTCATACTGGGACCAGTCTGCTCCACCAGGATCGTCCTCCTGTCCCCAGTGTGGAAAAAGATCCAGAACCAGAGCTGGACTGCAGACAGCCAGTCAGAGCAGAACTGTACCAG ATGCTGGTCTGCAGGAGGTCCTAGATGAACATAAGACCAGTCTGAGGAGGAGATGTGAACATGTGACTCAAGGAATTGATGAACCGGGAAGTAGAACCCCCCTCAACaggatctacacggagctcttcATCACAGAGGGACTGAGTGAAGAGGTTGATACCCAACATGAGGTGAGGCAGCTGGAGACAGCTTCCAGGATGAAGAGCCTCCATGACGCTCCAATCAGATGCCAGGACATCTTTAAAGCCTTACCCAACCAATGTGGAGCCATCAGAGTGGTTCTGACGAACGGCGTCGCTGGCGCTGGGAAAACCTTCTCGGTTCAGAAGTTCTCTCTGGACTGGGCCGAGGGCTCGGAGAACCAAGACGTCACCGTGGTGATTCTGCTCTCGTTCAGGGAGCTGCACCTGATCGGAGATGGGCAGCTCAGTCTTCTCAGGCTGATCCAGGTTTTCCATCCATCGTTACAGAAGctcacagcagagcagctggctgccgggaaaccgttgttcatctttgacggcctGGATGAAAGCAGACATTCCCTGGACTTCAACAACGGTCCGGTCGTGTCTGACGTCACACAGAGCTCATCGGTCAACGTGCTGCTGACCAACCTCAtccaggggaacctgcttccctcagctctcatctggatcacttccagacctgcagcagccaatcagatccctcacaaacacgtggacagggtgacagaagtacgaggcttcaccgacggccagaaggaggaatacttcaggaggaggttcagggatgaagagcggtccagcagcatcgtctcccacatgaagacatccagaaccctccacatcatgtgtaaactcccggtcttctgctggatcactgctacagttctggaccacatgttgaccacagagcagagagaagagctgcccaagaccctgactgacatgttctcccacttcctgctggtccagactaagaggaagaggaacaagTACCAGGAGGGACATGAGACGAGTCAATGGGAGCTGACGGAGGATGACAGGgaccttctcctgaagctggggAGGCTGGCGTTCGAACATCTGGAGAAAGGAAACATCATGTTCTACCAAGAAGACCTGGAGCAGTGTGGTCTTGATGTCCCAGAGGCCTCGGTGTACTCAGGAGTTTGTACCCAGATCTTCAGGAGAGACTGTGAGGTCTTCCAGAAACCCGTCTACtgctttgttcatctgagcATCCAGGAGTTCCTGGCTGCAGTCTACGTGCTGCACTGTTGGTCCACCAGGAACACAGATGTGCTGGAGAACTTCCTGGGAGAAAACAGATACTCATCTCTGGATGACTTCCTGAAGAGAGTCATGCAGAAATCCATGTGGAGTAAAAATGGCCACCTGGACCTGTTTGTCCGCTTCCTTCATGGTCTTTCTGTGGAGTCCAACCAGAGACTGTTAGGAGGTCTGCTGAACCAGACGGAGAACGATCCAGAAACCATCCAGAGAGTCATCAACAACCTGAAGAAGATGAAAACTGATGATATCTCTCCTGACAGAAGCATCAACATCTTCCAGTGTCTGATGGAGATGAACGACCTCTCAGTTCATCAGCAGATCCAAGAGTTCCTGAAGTTAGAGAACAGATCAGAGCAGGAACTCTCTGAGATCCAGTGTTCATGTCTGCCCtacatgctgcagatgttggaggaggttctggatgAGTTGGACCTGGACAAGTACAATACAACACCAGGGGGTCGAAGGAGACTGATTCCAGCTGTGAGGAACTGCAGAAAGGCTCG ATTTGTTGGTTGTTATCTCTCAAAGACTGAATTTGAAGTTGTTGCGtccgctctgaagtccaacccctcccatctgacagaactggacctgagtcagaacaagaacctgcaggattcaggagtgaagcttctgtctggtggactggagagtccaaactgtagactggagactctgag GTTGGAGAACTGCtggttgtcagagatcagctgttcttctctggtctcagctctgaagtccaacccctcccacctgaaacacctgaaacatctggacctgagctggaaccagctgcaggattcaggagtggaacatctgtgtggtttcctggagagtccagactgcagactggagactctgag CTTGCAGTGCTGCGGTTTGTcagggatcagctgttcttctctggtctcagctctgaagtccaacccctcccatctgaaacatctggacctgagattCAACTACaagctgcaggctgcagatgtggagcagctgtctggtctggtggagagtccagactaccagctgcagactctcag GTCGGAGcgctgcagtttgtcagagatcagatgtcgtcctctggtctcagctctggagTCCAACCCGTCTGatctggaacatctggacctgagtaagaacgagctgcaggattcagatgtgaagcagctgtgtgttcttctggagagtccagactgcagactggagactctgag GTTGGAGAACTGCAGGATGTccgagatcagctgttcttctctggtctcagctctgaagtccaacccctcccacctgaaacatctgaaacatctggacctgagtgagaactaccacctgcaggattcaggagtgaaacgtctgtgtggtttcctggagagtccagactgcagactggagactctgag GTTGGTGTGGTGCAGTTtatcagagatcagctgttcttctctggtctcagctgtgaagtccaacccctcccacctgaaactTCTGGACCTCAGTCACAACtacaacctgcaggattcaggagtggaacatctgtgtggtttcctggagagtccagactgcagactggagactctgag GTTGGAGTTCTGCAGTTTGTcagggatcagctgttcttctctggtctcagctctgaagtccaacccctcccatctgaaacatctggacctgcgTAACAACTACaagctgcaggctgcagatgtggagcagctgtCTGGTCTTGTGCAGAGTccagactaccagctgcagactcttag